The genomic stretch GATTAAGATATGactatttgttaaaataaaactttgaggccataaatttcatttctttgtgtttcatttcagTAGCATAGAAGATCCAGAGTTGTATTGCCGTGTAAGGCACAGCATAATCATCCTAACAAACATGTGCTTTGTATTTTGATAACAATCTGAGAAAGCATAACATCTTTCATTATCTATTATCTAATCTTGTAGTGTGGCTATATTATCCTTGCTGCAGAGAGGCAAGCAGAAACAGTGAAGGCTTAAGTGGCCCAGTCCAGATCTCATTTCAAGTCCAAGAAGAGCTTCCTGCCCCTAATCCCAGCTCAATTCCTTCTCCACACTGCTTGTCAGCCTAAAGTACCTTACTTCTCCTGTTTGAAACCTAATTTGCAAATGAGGAATAATTTATTAAAGAATTCATATTTGAGGCTCAGGAAATCCTATAGCACATTAAAGGAATTAAGCAAATGTATTTGGCTCTAGAGACAGACGTGGAAGATGTTATTAAACCACAtacaagataaaatgcttctatTCTTCCCTGAATCCACAAGATAATTACTTTCATTAAACACATCTACTGCTTTTCAGCACAAgaggaaatattatttagccacaaaatatgtatttaatatataagatacattaaaatattatttagccaaaaatattaataggaaatattatttagcataaaatatatatttaaatatatattaaatacatataaatataattatatataaataagtatataaatataaatatattaatatctatttaatatataaaatgtattaaaaaatcaaggacatggaaaaatacattaggtagaataaataataaaaaaaataaaaacgccAACACTgtttaacacatacacacacctagAATACATGagatgaaaatacatataaatgtcaAGTGATTATCTCTTGAGTAGTGGGCTTATAGGCaactttgatttttcttcatccttcttTGAATTTTCCAAAATCTTCATAGCAAACACACCATCTCAAAACTTTGGAGTTTTGTACTTGGAAAAATGTTTCCTCATTACTTTTTAGCTTTTTTATATAACCAATGCTGATAAAAGCAGCTACAAATATCAGTTCTCAACAGTATTTCAAACATGACAAAACAGTTATCAGCCTGATTGTCCTTTAAGTATGGATAACACAGTCCTGGAAGACGAGCACATTATTCCTAGTCTTTCCTTTCAGTAAGTAATAGGCTAAGgtgtcaaaattaaataatgatcGTCATGACTTCCTTAAgtaaggaataataaatattaatttttctttctctttttttttccctccttgcccccactcccatcccctctcccccaacagaAATACCATTAGCAAGTTTACGAGGGGAGCAAGGTCCGCGTGGAGAGCCTGGCCCAAGAGGACCACCTGGGCCCCCTGGCTTACCAGGTCATGGGATACCTGGAACCAAAGGAAAGCCAGGGCCACAGGGATATCCAGGAATTGGAAAACCAGGTATGCCCGGAATGCCAGGAAAGCCAGGAGCCATGGGAATGCCCGGAGCAAAAGGTGAAATTGGACCCAAAGGGGAGATCGGGCCTATGGGGATCCCAGGACCACAAGGACCTCCAGGGCCCCATGGACTTCCTGGCATTGGAAAACCAGGTGGGCCAGGGTTACCAGGGCAACCAGGTGCAAAGGGTGAGCGAGGACCCAAAGGACCACCAGGACCTCCAGGACTTCAGGGTCCTAAAGGAGAGAAGGGCTTCGGGATGCCAGGTCTGCCAGGCCTGAAGGGTCCTCCAGGGATGCATGGCCCTCCTGGCCCTGTTGGACTTCCAGGAGTCGGCAAACCAGGAGTTACAGGCttccctgggccccagggccccCTGGGAAAGCCAGGTCCTCCAGGTGAACCTGGTCCACAAGGCCCTATTGGAGTCCCAGGAGTTCAAGGGCCTCCTGGGATGCCTGGAGTTGGGAAACCAGGCCAGGATGGGATCCCTGGCCAGCCAGGATTTCCAGGCGGGAAAGGGGAACAAGGACTGCCAGGGCTGCCAGGACCCCCAGGCATTCCAGGGATTGGGAAACCTGGTTTCCCAGGACCCAAAGGTGACAAGGGCATAGGGGGtctgcctggggctctgggacCAAGAGGGGAGAAAGGACCAGTAGGAGCCCCAGGAATGGGGGGTCCCCCAGGAGAGCCAGGCCTGCCTGGAATCCCAGGTCCTATGGGCCCTCCAGGTGCTATTGGTTTTCCCGGACCCAAAGGAGAAGGTGGGGTTGTAGGGCCACAGGGGCCACCAGGTCCCAAGGGTGAGCCAGGGCTTCAAGGCTTCCCAGGAAAGCCAGGTTTTCTTGGTGAAGTAGGGCCCCCTGGCATGAGGGGTTTGCCAGGTCCCATAGGGCCCAAGGGGGAAGCTGGACTCAAAGGTTTACCGGGGCTCCCTGGTGCTCCCGGGCTGCTTGGACCAAAGGGAGAGCCAGGAATCCCAGGGGATCAGGGTTTACAGGGTCCTCCAGGCATCCCAGGGATTGCGGGCCCCAGTGGGCCCATTGGACCACCTGGAATGCCAGGCCCCAAAGGGGAACCGGGCATCCCAGGGCCCCCTGGGTTCCCTGGAGTAGGGAAGCCTGGAGTAGCAGGACTTCATGGCCCCCCAGGGAAGCCTGGTGCCCTTGGTCCTCAAGGGCAGCCGGGCCTTCCAGGGCCCCCAGGCCCTCCAGGACCCCCAGGTCCCCCAGCTGTGATGCCCCCTACACCACCACCCCATGGAGAGTATCTGCCAGACATGGGGCTGGGAATTGATGGAGTGAAACCCCCCCATGCCTATGGGGCTAAGAAAGGCAAGAATGGAGGGCCAGCCTACGAGATGCCTGCCTTTACAGCTGAGCTGACTGCACCCTTCCCACCTGTGGGGGCCCCGGTGAAGTTTGACAAACTGCTCTATAATGGCAGACAGAACTACAACCCACAGACGGGCATCTTCACCTGCGAGGTCCCTGGGGTCTACTACTTTGCATACCATGTTCACTGCAAGGGGGGCAACGTGTGGGTTGCTCTGTTCAAGAACAATGAGCCCATGATGTACACGTATGATGAGTACAAAAAGGGCTTTCTGGACCAGGCATCTGGGAGTGCGGTGCTGCTGCTCAGGCCCGGAGACCGAGTGTTCCTCCAGATGCCCTCAGAACAGGCCGCAGGACTGTATGCTGGGCAGTACGTTCATTCCTCCTTTTCAGGATATTTATTGTATcccatgtaaaaaagaaaagaaagagagatttaatagaagaaaagaaaatgatgcaccgaaaaaatccaaatgaaaaatgtaattgcTTCAAAACATTTATATAGTTGGAAAGTtatatttcagtgaaaatttGAACCATCGtgtacaaataaaaactaagatgCATGTTTAATGCTCTGCACAGCAGCCTATAATTGAAAATGATGGGATAGATTTATGTATCAAGTACTGACACTTGTGTTGTACCCACTGGAATCATATTAGCTGTTGTATTGTTATATGCTTCCATAACCTGCTTATTCAGATCATTCAGAATATTTCAGTATGAAAGATCATAGCTAATGAAAGTCATTTGCTCATACTGTTTAAAGATTTATCAATATGGCTTAAAGAAATGTCATTGATAACAATTACATACCGTATTTACTTGCATAATTTCCTCTGTATTTGTGCAGATATCTTGCCATGGAATGTGGGTGAGGGGTTCTGCTGTGTTACAGCCCCAGCGGGAGGGAATAAGGGGGGACCAGTAGGGTTTTAGTCCAAGGGATATTTCCCTCCTGTCAGAGGCTGTATCTTTTCTCAGCACGAGTCCTACTCAGAATTGTCTATCTTGTCTCTCTAAAAGAACAAGTGAACCAATCGACCACCGTGTAATTTACTCAGTGCCTCCTCTGTGCCTTGCACTGGATGAGACGTTTGAGGGACATGAGACAGTGCCACGAAAGAAGCTAAACAACCAGCTGGGAGACAGGGGCAGTAGTTAATTCACTTCTTTCTCAagggttctttttgttttattttctgtaatttttttttcttttttcttccctccatgTAATTTCCACTATGATCCAACCAACATAAGCACGTGGaagtcataagaaaaaaataataactttccaGTTTTGTGGAATGTTCATTATCATCAGCAGTTTTCAATTGCTTACATGCCTATAAAAATCCCCCTTCCTTGCCTACCCATACAAATGACTACAATGAGGTTTCACCCATGAAGGAGCTTTAAGTGTTTCTCAGTAGCTGTTGAATTTTGAAGAAATTTCCCAGTGTTGTATATATGCAAATTGGTATGTCTGAGGTTCCAAAATCAATTTCCAAAACCCAAGTCATTTTTTACTTGGGGAGGAAAAGAAGTTTCAGAATTccataggaaaataatttttttgaaaaattatttctcaagttttaaactaaaaaaatggaTGTAGTATTTTCTACTGTAGATActaggaggaaaaggaaagttgTAGGAAAAGAACTGTTTCTTTAGAAGCAACCTGAGGAAGAGCTATATGAAATGTCAAACGGCAAATAAGAGTCCATGCTTCTTTTTCACCTCATACTCAGCACAAGTCAAGGGTCAATACaagtttaaagagaaaaataagtgtcTTTCCAGGTTTTCACTTAGGTACATATTAACTGCTTCGGGCATTCAAATCTGGTCTCAAAATGCAGACAAAATATTTCAGTCAGCTATGAGTCTGCCGCTGACACTATAAGGAATTGGGGATATAATGTGGGGTTATAGTGGTGGACTCTTCTatctcttcctcaaaattaaaagtgAGAAGTTGAGGGGAAAGGTACAgatggaaaaatacacaaataaatacgGTATAAACACACATGGAAATGTGTCTATGTCAAATCTGAATCATTTTAACCATCAAGAAAATCCTCCCCAACCTAATAGGTGTCTTTTCCCTTATATGGTAAACAAGCACCATTTCttctcaatttcttaaaaagagaaatgagttcATTACCAGAGGGTTTCTTATTCACTGCTAATTATATGACAAACTTTTCCCATCAAAAGATATCCAACCCaactttcattttcaaagcagACAGCGTTTCTATGGCCAAATACCCTTCAGGTTGGTCTTGAGGATGCTGGTTTTGGACTGATGACTATGGAGGCAATAAGGACCCACTGGGCTCCTTCAGCTAAACAGATGCATTGAAATGGCTTGGAAGCAAGTCAAATCAGCTGATCTGTAAATCCGTATTTATCTGTACATGTATGGGCTTTTTCTTTCCACCAAGTAAGAAAGTATCTCTTTAGGTAAAAccaaatttcacattttaaaataccttcCAACTTATTTATTGGTTGTTACtcaattgcatatatatatatattatatatatatatatatatataatatatatatatgaaatgtgtgtgagtgtgtatatcATCAGGCATATGCTTCTAACTTTTAGATAGGGGAGGAGCAAAATTTATGCCAAATACTGTGTATTCTACAATGGTGCTAATCTCAGAACTAAATGAATTActccatttaatttaaaaaagagttttaaataattatcgtgtgtgtctgtgtttcccTTTTAAGTGTTGCACATCCTGTTAACACATTAGTGTAAAAGCAGATGAAACAAACAACCACATGTTCGAAAATCTAGGGATAGAGCTATAATCCCTATTTAATTCAAATTCAACCAGAACTTTTCCAtgtgaaatgaacaaaattggCATTGTTATTTAAACACAGAGTTTTAATGCAGTATGACATCCCACAGAGGAAAAGAATGTCTGTAGTGGGTGACTGTTCTCAAATATTTTGCAGAACACCATGAAAGGTGAATAGACTGGTAACTTTTTTGAGTTTCCATGATAGATTTGAGACTTGTCAATAGCAAatcaattttgtatttaaatttttgtactgatttgaaaaaaagacttattaaatatctttaaaagtatGTTTCTCATCTTGTTCATATCACTCAGCTGACACTGaacctcataattttttttatctcccatGTACTAATGAGCTGCTGAAACAGAGACCTAAATCATAGCTTAAACAAGACAATTATTTCTCTTTGACACAACAGGTCTGAGCATCAGCAGTCCAGTGCTCATGTAGTAGCTCCAGTCAGGGCCCCAgattctttctatctttctgctTTTCCACCCTAAAGTTGTTGCCCTCATCCCCAAGGTCCAGGACAGTCAACCATCACAGCCACATTCCAGGCAGTGGAAAGGTGAAAACATCAGGAACGGGAGAGCATGCTCCCTAATTGCTTACATTACTCCCTCCCACATCCTATTGCTCTGAATTTAGTCACATTGCCCAAAGCTGCCAAGAGAGTGTGGGAAATTGAATATTTATTCAGGGTAACCACATGCCCAGCTGAAAATCAGGGATTCTCTTAACATGGAAGAAGGGAGAACAGATATTAGGGGACAATGAATGAGCTGCTGCATCTATCACCTccatcataaaaggaaaaaaaaaaactgccacaAACCTCTCTTCCCCCGCAAGAAACCAATCCTCAAATACTCTATTCTATTTTAGCCAGCCACACTAGAGCCGAATATTTTGAGGGGAGATAGTGGTGAGTAGAGCTACAGAGCAGAAGCAGACCTGTTTCAAGAATCTAAGCGTCTTAAGTATCACTGATGAAAGAATTCTGCTGTGATGATTTATCAAGCTCAGAATGATTGTAACTTACATCTATGATATTATGAAGAGATCATTTAAAGCATTCCATAAACAAGTGTGTATCACCCGTCTATGGGCTGATTAACTCACTTGCTTAAACCATAAGTCTGGAAGCTCAAGACCACAGTTTCCATTCCCAATCAGCCCAATTAGTTCTATTTCATTCCACAGCTCTTCCATAACATGAACCAATCATGTTGTATGCACACACTGTTGGTCACAAAGGTAAACAGAAGGGCGGATACAGGTGACACAGGCAGGGAGGAATAAATAGTTGGAATTCAGAATGCTGGACAAGCAAGGCGAATCCATCATCACAATGGGTCTGTAGCATCCCCTtgccttaaaacaaaacacaaagtagGCCTACTCTGCACTCGATACTACTAGTACTACGAGGCAATGTGAAGGATACAAAAGCAACGGAAAACATGACccttccccttaaaaaaaaaatcatcttctgTTTGGAGGAAATTAAGATGTTTGTTAAGCAAAAGATTAGTTTCCAGGTGATATACAAACAAACAGATGTGGTGTGGTGCTGAGAGGATGCACACTAGTTAgattcaggaagagaaagaccatTCCATGCTGCTGCCTTGCTAGAAATGCTCTGACATGTCTCCTGCATAATTCCTCCTCACCCCTCAAAACACAGCTCAAGCATCACCTCCTCTTCTGTACTGCTCAAACTCAGTCATCTTCTCCCCTGTGACCACCCTGCCTCGTACAGACTTCTGTCCCTTCACTTTCC from Panthera uncia isolate 11264 chromosome C2, Puncia_PCG_1.0, whole genome shotgun sequence encodes the following:
- the COL8A1 gene encoding collagen alpha-1(VIII) chain, with product MAVPPGPLQLLGVLLTISLGSIRLIQAGAYYGIKPLPPQIPPQIPPQIPQYQPLGQQVPHMPLGKDGLTMGKELPHMQYGKEYPHLPQYMKEIQPVPRMGKEAAPKKGKEIPLASLRGEQGPRGEPGPRGPPGPPGLPGHGIPGTKGKPGPQGYPGIGKPGMPGMPGKPGAMGMPGAKGEIGPKGEIGPMGIPGPQGPPGPHGLPGIGKPGGPGLPGQPGAKGERGPKGPPGPPGLQGPKGEKGFGMPGLPGLKGPPGMHGPPGPVGLPGVGKPGVTGFPGPQGPLGKPGPPGEPGPQGPIGVPGVQGPPGMPGVGKPGQDGIPGQPGFPGGKGEQGLPGLPGPPGIPGIGKPGFPGPKGDKGIGGLPGALGPRGEKGPVGAPGMGGPPGEPGLPGIPGPMGPPGAIGFPGPKGEGGVVGPQGPPGPKGEPGLQGFPGKPGFLGEVGPPGMRGLPGPIGPKGEAGLKGLPGLPGAPGLLGPKGEPGIPGDQGLQGPPGIPGIAGPSGPIGPPGMPGPKGEPGIPGPPGFPGVGKPGVAGLHGPPGKPGALGPQGQPGLPGPPGPPGPPGPPAVMPPTPPPHGEYLPDMGLGIDGVKPPHAYGAKKGKNGGPAYEMPAFTAELTAPFPPVGAPVKFDKLLYNGRQNYNPQTGIFTCEVPGVYYFAYHVHCKGGNVWVALFKNNEPMMYTYDEYKKGFLDQASGSAVLLLRPGDRVFLQMPSEQAAGLYAGQYVHSSFSGYLLYPM